A genomic stretch from Apis cerana isolate GH-2021 linkage group LG9, AcerK_1.0, whole genome shotgun sequence includes:
- the LOC107994158 gene encoding homeobox-like protein HDP1 isoform X1 — translation MVTLQDISIQLMKPAKDLADWKFPLSQILEEYYALLEEPCNINFGEAALVLQNSTNVYVRRIERLLNETEVLKQTFFNYEEEEIKKSMCKEKKILKKAYIDFKNFVIIDLEKDIGKHINKKHHFQEKKIKLLSHRFTQLENNMTQLCIPIQVYDVLGEVIGKKYDFRCNQSVNINGMLMDELTPYDFTCILDSYEGKNSLLSYSEPKTSDIRTSEYHTSTSLNDNESIHDEFEDEQNFSSMENDLSINELQIGKENMINNNCDNSFANNSNLKQSITKKNESKKQDTEQSIIQDHSDEKTSIHNFKEMNQIKKQSQTEDSVQINQIKKDNQNNVKHIQFETNDQIKHNKEIDIFKENEIFELNDLDNVRWKEELPNTWKRGNQTTKMSICSVNDINECDWKPMPLIQGIKHVFCDNSSILKLPDYISFLETKFGSKKRKFTSKLCERECLTKLVLRETKLLTKKNTTLQMKQKFKHLQKQEIEDFMKNFDECLNGTERENVNFRYETVTNATDLLDFRMFQNQNNSIENNTENITSRSSSPTDNVLHSIIYQNSLDTSVKSPDSSNNWCETSISDINLSYSLPDYQTLIEHKMKEIFEESNVTTELDQTVAKWHASLQPKLSEVETRPTFRIHDYSSRIIEELQTLEQKTVNFDTIVQNKPAYEVARYFLASLQLANTYNVEIKTKSSNNNNNIEIMLLNGKSCEGN, via the exons atggttACATTACAAGATATTAGTATACAACTTATGAAACCAGCCAAAGATCTTGCTGATTGGAAATTTCCATTATCTCAG atcTTGGAGGAATACTATGCTTTATTAGAAGAACCATGTAACATTAACTTTGGAGAAGCAGCACTTGTTCTTCAAAATTCAACTAATGTATATGTACGAAGAATTGAACGTTTACTTAACGAGACAGAAGTTTTaaaacaaacattttttaattatga agaagaagaaataaaaaaatctatgtgtaaagagaaaaaaattttaaaaaaagcttatattgattttaaaaattttgtaattattgatttagaaaaagatattggAAAACATATTAACAAGAAACatcattttcaagaaaaaaaaattaaattattaagtcaTCGATTTAcacaattagaaaataatatgactCAATTATGTATTCCTATTCAAGTATATGATGTTTTAGGAGAagttattggaaaaaaatatgattttcg gtGTAATCaatctgtaaatataaatggaatgTTGATGGATGAATTAACACCATATGATTTTACTTGTATACTTGATTCTtatgaaggaaaaaattcattgttatCATATTCAGAACCAAAAACTTCTGATATTAGAACTTCAGAATATCATACAAGTACttcattaaatgataatgaatCTATTCATGATGAATTTGAagatgaacaaaatttttcatcaatggaaaatgatttatcaataaatgaattacaaataggcaaagaaaatatgataaataataattgtgacAATTCATTTgctaataatagtaatttaaaacaatctattactaaaaaaaatgaatcaaagaAACAAGATACTGAACAATCTATAATACAAGATCATAGTGATGAAAAGACTTCAATtcacaattttaaagaaatgaatcaaattaaaaaacaatcccAAACTGAAGATTCtgtacaaataaatcaaataaaaaaggataatcaaaataatgttaaacatATACAATTTGAAACTAACGatcaaataaaacataataaagaaatagatatttttaaagagaatgaaatttttgaattaaatgatttgGATAATGTAAGATGGAAAGAAGAATTACCTAATACATGGAAAAGAGG gaaTCAAACAACAAAAATGTCTATATGTTctgtaaatgatataaatgaatgtGATTGGAAGCCAATGCCACTTATTCAAGGAATAAAACATGTTTTTTGTGATAattcatctattttaaaacttccagattatatttcattcttgGAAACAAAATTTGGTTCT aaaaaacgtAAATTTACATCAAAATTATGCGAACGTGAATGTTTAACAAAACTGGTTTTGCGTGAAACAAAAttacttacaaaaaaaaatactacttTACAAATGAAAcagaaatttaaacatttacaaaaac AGGAAATAgaagattttatgaaaaattttgatgaatgTCTAAATGGtacagaaagagaaaatgttaattttcgaTATGAAACCGTAACAAATGCTACTGATTTACTGGATTTTCGTATGttccaaaatcaaaataattcaattgaaaataatacagaaaatataaCAAGTAGAAGTTCTTCACCTACTGATAATGTAttacattcaataatttatcaaaattcactTGATACTTCTGTAAAATCTCCTGATTCAAGTAATAATTGGTGTGAAACTTCAATATCGGACATTAATTTGTCCTATTCTTTACCAGATTATCAAACATTAATTGAgcataaaatgaaagaaatttttgaagaatctaATGTTACAACAGAATTAGATCAAACTGTAGCAAAATGGCATGCCTCTTTGCAACCAAAATTATCTGAAGTTGAAACAAGACCTACATTTCGAATTCATGATTATTCATCACGTATAATAGAAGAATTACAAACATTAGAACAAAAAACAGTTAATTTTGATACTATTGTTCAAAACAAACCTGCTTATGAAGTAGCTAGATATTTCTTAGCTTCATTACAAttg gCAAATACTTACAATgtggaaataaaaacaaaaagcagtaataataataataatatagaaataatgttACTTAATGGAAAAAGTTGTGAgggaaattaa
- the LOC107994158 gene encoding putative uncharacterized protein DDB_G0286901 isoform X2: protein MYIEEEIKKSMCKEKKILKKAYIDFKNFVIIDLEKDIGKHINKKHHFQEKKIKLLSHRFTQLENNMTQLCIPIQVYDVLGEVIGKKYDFRCNQSVNINGMLMDELTPYDFTCILDSYEGKNSLLSYSEPKTSDIRTSEYHTSTSLNDNESIHDEFEDEQNFSSMENDLSINELQIGKENMINNNCDNSFANNSNLKQSITKKNESKKQDTEQSIIQDHSDEKTSIHNFKEMNQIKKQSQTEDSVQINQIKKDNQNNVKHIQFETNDQIKHNKEIDIFKENEIFELNDLDNVRWKEELPNTWKRGNQTTKMSICSVNDINECDWKPMPLIQGIKHVFCDNSSILKLPDYISFLETKFGSKKRKFTSKLCERECLTKLVLRETKLLTKKNTTLQMKQKFKHLQKQEIEDFMKNFDECLNGTERENVNFRYETVTNATDLLDFRMFQNQNNSIENNTENITSRSSSPTDNVLHSIIYQNSLDTSVKSPDSSNNWCETSISDINLSYSLPDYQTLIEHKMKEIFEESNVTTELDQTVAKWHASLQPKLSEVETRPTFRIHDYSSRIIEELQTLEQKTVNFDTIVQNKPAYEVARYFLASLQLANTYNVEIKTKSSNNNNNIEIMLLNGKSCEGN, encoded by the exons ATGTATAT agaagaagaaataaaaaaatctatgtgtaaagagaaaaaaattttaaaaaaagcttatattgattttaaaaattttgtaattattgatttagaaaaagatattggAAAACATATTAACAAGAAACatcattttcaagaaaaaaaaattaaattattaagtcaTCGATTTAcacaattagaaaataatatgactCAATTATGTATTCCTATTCAAGTATATGATGTTTTAGGAGAagttattggaaaaaaatatgattttcg gtGTAATCaatctgtaaatataaatggaatgTTGATGGATGAATTAACACCATATGATTTTACTTGTATACTTGATTCTtatgaaggaaaaaattcattgttatCATATTCAGAACCAAAAACTTCTGATATTAGAACTTCAGAATATCATACAAGTACttcattaaatgataatgaatCTATTCATGATGAATTTGAagatgaacaaaatttttcatcaatggaaaatgatttatcaataaatgaattacaaataggcaaagaaaatatgataaataataattgtgacAATTCATTTgctaataatagtaatttaaaacaatctattactaaaaaaaatgaatcaaagaAACAAGATACTGAACAATCTATAATACAAGATCATAGTGATGAAAAGACTTCAATtcacaattttaaagaaatgaatcaaattaaaaaacaatcccAAACTGAAGATTCtgtacaaataaatcaaataaaaaaggataatcaaaataatgttaaacatATACAATTTGAAACTAACGatcaaataaaacataataaagaaatagatatttttaaagagaatgaaatttttgaattaaatgatttgGATAATGTAAGATGGAAAGAAGAATTACCTAATACATGGAAAAGAGG gaaTCAAACAACAAAAATGTCTATATGTTctgtaaatgatataaatgaatgtGATTGGAAGCCAATGCCACTTATTCAAGGAATAAAACATGTTTTTTGTGATAattcatctattttaaaacttccagattatatttcattcttgGAAACAAAATTTGGTTCT aaaaaacgtAAATTTACATCAAAATTATGCGAACGTGAATGTTTAACAAAACTGGTTTTGCGTGAAACAAAAttacttacaaaaaaaaatactacttTACAAATGAAAcagaaatttaaacatttacaaaaac AGGAAATAgaagattttatgaaaaattttgatgaatgTCTAAATGGtacagaaagagaaaatgttaattttcgaTATGAAACCGTAACAAATGCTACTGATTTACTGGATTTTCGTATGttccaaaatcaaaataattcaattgaaaataatacagaaaatataaCAAGTAGAAGTTCTTCACCTACTGATAATGTAttacattcaataatttatcaaaattcactTGATACTTCTGTAAAATCTCCTGATTCAAGTAATAATTGGTGTGAAACTTCAATATCGGACATTAATTTGTCCTATTCTTTACCAGATTATCAAACATTAATTGAgcataaaatgaaagaaatttttgaagaatctaATGTTACAACAGAATTAGATCAAACTGTAGCAAAATGGCATGCCTCTTTGCAACCAAAATTATCTGAAGTTGAAACAAGACCTACATTTCGAATTCATGATTATTCATCACGTATAATAGAAGAATTACAAACATTAGAACAAAAAACAGTTAATTTTGATACTATTGTTCAAAACAAACCTGCTTATGAAGTAGCTAGATATTTCTTAGCTTCATTACAAttg gCAAATACTTACAATgtggaaataaaaacaaaaagcagtaataataataataatatagaaataatgttACTTAATGGAAAAAGTTGTGAgggaaattaa